In Rahnella aquatilis CIP 78.65 = ATCC 33071, one DNA window encodes the following:
- a CDS encoding LysR substrate-binding domain-containing protein, with protein sequence MQIEPLPPLNTLVAFECVARYCSFSRAAEELNLTQSAISRQIIQLEEMLGCKLFQRAQRKTTLTPRGETYAQQVRKLLGDISQSTAEVMGWNGLPQVTLACTSAMSSLWLSSRLSSLRQLLPDLQIRMKISDSFSDLKSSEFDLAIFYLREPPPGYHVQALFDEVCYPMCSPQFLARLPPQASAADLLEHTLLIQDDPQREWTGWRDWFASQDVSFVTPHRTWRANNYPFLVQSAVLGDGILLGWEGLVQDHLNNGQLVAAHPGKLAAAGKCYMLTPQDRFLKPVVHKVINWLKQP encoded by the coding sequence GTGCAGATAGAACCGTTACCGCCACTGAACACACTGGTGGCTTTTGAATGCGTGGCGCGTTATTGCAGTTTTTCCCGGGCAGCAGAAGAGCTGAATCTTACCCAAAGCGCCATCAGCCGCCAGATCATTCAACTGGAGGAAATGCTCGGCTGTAAGCTTTTCCAGCGCGCCCAGCGTAAAACGACCCTGACACCGCGCGGTGAAACCTATGCCCAACAGGTGCGTAAGTTACTGGGCGATATTTCGCAGTCCACGGCAGAAGTGATGGGCTGGAACGGTTTGCCGCAGGTCACGCTGGCGTGCACCAGCGCCATGAGCAGCCTGTGGCTTTCGTCCCGTCTGTCATCATTGCGCCAGCTTTTACCCGACCTGCAAATACGCATGAAAATTTCCGACAGCTTTTCAGATCTCAAGTCATCAGAATTTGATCTGGCTATCTTCTATCTGCGCGAGCCACCGCCCGGATATCACGTTCAGGCGCTGTTTGACGAGGTATGTTATCCGATGTGTTCACCGCAATTTCTGGCCCGTCTTCCGCCGCAGGCCAGCGCCGCAGATCTGCTGGAACACACCCTGCTGATTCAGGACGATCCGCAGCGTGAATGGACTGGCTGGCGTGACTGGTTTGCCTCACAGGATGTCAGCTTCGTCACACCACACAGAACGTGGCGCGCCAATAATTATCCGTTTCTGGTGCAGTCGGCGGTGCTGGGCGACGGGATATTGCTCGGCTGGGAAGGACTGGTGCAGGATCACCTCAACAACGGCCAGCTGGTCGCTGCACATCCCGGCAAACTGGCCGCCGCCGGAAAATGCTACATGCTCACGCCGCAGGACCGGTTCCTCAAACCTGTGGTACATAAAGTGATTAACTGGCTGAAACAGCCTTAA
- a CDS encoding PLP-dependent aminotransferase family protein: protein MNRYENLANVLSDRIEQGLYPAGIRLPSVRVLSSEHGVSVSTVQQAYRVLEEKQLVEARPKSGYFVKDARLQAALPAVCRPTQRPVDISQWDQVLELITSPHRPGVVQLGRGSPDVTAATLRPLSRLMGRAGQHQNLNAFHYDSIYGSEELREQIARLMIDSGSHMDASNILITTGCHEALSIAIRSVCEQGDIVAVDSPSFHGAMQTLKGFGMKALEIPTDPVTGISLEALEMALEQWPVKAIQLTPNCNNPLGYNMPDDRKKSLLRLAQRYDIAIIEDDVYGELAYQYPRPATITSFDEDGRVLLCSSFSKTLAPGLRVGWIAPGRYHDRALHMKYITTGASATLPQIAIADFIKQGHYLQHMRRMRNQYQRNLCTMADWVMKYFPCGTRVSRPQGGFLLWIELDERVDTQRLNRLLEEHLVQIAIGSIFSASGKYRNCLRINYAQPLTAKTERAIQQVGLTISQMLENC, encoded by the coding sequence ATGAATCGTTACGAAAATCTGGCAAATGTCTTAAGTGACCGTATTGAACAGGGGCTGTATCCGGCGGGTATACGTCTGCCTTCAGTGCGGGTGTTAAGTAGCGAACATGGCGTCAGCGTCAGTACGGTTCAGCAGGCATACCGGGTGCTGGAAGAAAAACAGCTGGTGGAAGCACGGCCCAAATCGGGCTACTTTGTCAAAGATGCGCGCCTGCAGGCCGCACTTCCGGCGGTTTGCCGCCCGACGCAACGTCCGGTGGATATTTCCCAGTGGGATCAGGTACTCGAACTGATTACTTCGCCGCACCGTCCCGGCGTGGTTCAGCTCGGGCGGGGCTCGCCGGACGTCACCGCCGCCACGCTCAGGCCACTCAGCCGTCTGATGGGACGCGCCGGACAGCATCAGAATCTCAACGCGTTTCATTACGACAGCATTTACGGCTCGGAAGAATTACGCGAACAGATTGCCCGCCTGATGATTGACAGCGGCAGCCATATGGATGCCAGCAATATTCTGATCACCACCGGTTGTCATGAAGCGCTGTCTATCGCCATCCGTTCGGTCTGTGAGCAGGGTGATATTGTGGCGGTGGATTCGCCGAGTTTTCACGGGGCGATGCAAACCCTGAAAGGCTTCGGTATGAAAGCACTGGAAATCCCGACCGATCCGGTGACCGGCATCAGCCTCGAAGCGCTGGAAATGGCGCTGGAACAGTGGCCGGTCAAAGCCATACAACTGACGCCCAACTGCAACAATCCGCTCGGTTACAACATGCCGGATGACCGCAAGAAAAGCCTGCTGCGTCTGGCCCAGCGTTACGATATCGCCATTATCGAAGACGATGTGTATGGCGAACTGGCGTATCAGTATCCGCGCCCTGCCACCATCACCTCTTTCGATGAAGATGGCCGCGTATTGCTGTGCAGTTCATTTTCCAAAACGCTGGCGCCCGGTTTACGCGTCGGCTGGATCGCACCGGGTCGTTATCACGACCGCGCATTACACATGAAATACATCACCACCGGCGCGTCGGCTACGCTGCCACAAATTGCTATCGCCGATTTCATCAAACAGGGCCATTACCTGCAGCACATGCGCCGGATGCGTAATCAGTACCAGCGAAATCTGTGCACCATGGCCGACTGGGTGATGAAATATTTCCCGTGTGGCACGCGCGTCAGCCGCCCGCAGGGCGGTTTTTTGCTGTGGATCGAACTTGATGAACGCGTGGATACACAGCGGCTGAACCGGCTGCTCGAAGAACATTTAGTGCAAATTGCCATCGGTTCGATATTCTCTGCTTCAGGCAAATACCGCAATTGCCTGCGTATTAATTATGCCCAGCCCCTGACAGCAAAAACTGAACGTGCCATCCAGCAGGTCGGTCTGACGATTTCGCAGATGCTGGAAAACTGCTAA
- a CDS encoding ABC transporter ATP-binding protein has translation MTRTILEMRGLRIETLDGSPLVQDISLKLAAGEVLGLIGESGAGKSTIGLAALGYARQGCRIAGGEVFLDGTDIVSQPSHIKRQWRGKRVAYVAQSAAAAFNPALTIEKQVCEGPVRHGLMSKEESRQWAISLFRSLDLPDPENIGKRYPHQLSGGQLQRAMAAMAMSCKPDLLIMDEPTTALDVTTQIEVLVMLRKLVREFNTAALYITHDLAVVAQLADRIMVLRHGKEVETGSTQTILENPQQEYTRRLVAEREHALTPLTGGHETAGQPLLTMRKLSTGYNGKRVVHDVSLQLPRGKTLAIIGESGSGKSTLAKALVGLLADTEGTVDFDGMSLSHNFHQRNKETLRRIQMIYQLPDVALNPRQTLLDIIGRPLTFYFGMSKKQVRGRVEELLRLTELPVKLIDRRPGELSGGQKQRVCIARALAAQPELIICDEATSALDPLVAEEVLNLLRRLQEQLGLSYLFITHDLGTVKRIAHQVAVMYQGQVVASGDTDVVFSAPMHSYTEKLLTSVPEMRTSWLDEVLALRGAALPAAAISSTGVL, from the coding sequence ATGACACGCACGATTTTAGAAATGCGCGGGCTGCGCATCGAAACCCTCGACGGTTCGCCGCTGGTGCAGGATATCTCTCTGAAACTGGCAGCCGGTGAAGTGCTCGGCCTGATTGGGGAATCCGGCGCCGGGAAATCAACCATTGGTCTGGCGGCACTGGGTTATGCGCGTCAGGGATGCCGGATTGCCGGGGGTGAAGTCTTTCTTGATGGCACCGATATCGTCTCTCAGCCTTCGCACATCAAACGCCAATGGCGCGGCAAACGCGTGGCGTATGTGGCACAAAGCGCGGCGGCCGCGTTTAATCCCGCGCTGACCATCGAAAAACAGGTCTGCGAAGGCCCTGTCCGCCACGGTCTGATGAGCAAAGAAGAGAGCCGTCAGTGGGCAATATCCCTGTTCCGCTCACTCGATTTGCCGGACCCTGAAAACATCGGCAAACGCTATCCGCATCAGCTTTCCGGTGGCCAGCTTCAGCGTGCAATGGCCGCAATGGCCATGTCCTGTAAGCCTGATTTGCTGATTATGGACGAGCCGACTACCGCACTGGACGTCACCACACAGATTGAAGTGCTGGTGATGCTGCGCAAACTGGTGCGCGAATTCAATACCGCCGCGCTGTATATCACCCACGATCTGGCCGTGGTCGCCCAACTTGCCGACCGGATTATGGTGCTGCGCCACGGTAAAGAAGTGGAAACCGGCAGCACGCAGACCATTCTGGAAAATCCGCAGCAGGAATATACCCGCCGACTGGTAGCGGAGCGTGAACACGCACTGACGCCGCTGACCGGCGGCCATGAAACGGCCGGTCAGCCATTGCTGACGATGCGCAAACTCAGCACTGGCTACAATGGTAAGCGGGTGGTACATGACGTCAGTCTGCAACTGCCGCGTGGCAAAACGCTGGCGATTATCGGCGAATCCGGCAGCGGCAAAAGTACGCTGGCAAAGGCGCTCGTTGGCTTGCTGGCGGACACCGAAGGCACGGTAGATTTCGACGGCATGTCGCTTTCGCATAATTTCCATCAGCGCAATAAAGAAACGCTGCGCCGCATACAGATGATTTATCAGTTGCCTGACGTGGCGCTCAATCCGCGCCAGACCTTGCTGGATATCATCGGCCGCCCGCTGACATTCTATTTCGGCATGAGCAAAAAGCAGGTACGCGGGCGCGTGGAAGAATTACTGCGACTCACCGAACTGCCAGTCAAACTGATCGACCGTCGCCCCGGCGAACTTTCCGGCGGGCAGAAGCAGCGCGTTTGTATCGCCCGCGCGCTGGCCGCGCAGCCGGAACTGATTATCTGCGATGAAGCCACGTCGGCACTCGATCCGCTGGTGGCAGAAGAAGTGCTGAATCTGCTGCGTCGCTTACAGGAACAGCTCGGGCTGTCGTATCTGTTTATCACCCACGATCTGGGCACGGTAAAACGTATCGCCCACCAGGTGGCGGTGATGTATCAGGGTCAGGTCGTCGCCAGCGGTGATACCGACGTAGTCTTCAGCGCGCCAATGCACAGTTACACCGAAAAACTGCTGACCTCCGTACCGGAAATGCGCACAAGCTGGCTGGACGAGGTTCTCGCCCTGCGCGGCGCGGCGCTTCCTGCGGCAGCCATTTCTTCGACAGGAGTCTTATGA
- a CDS encoding CBU_0592 family membrane protein, translating to MELHTVVGLIGVFCYLLAYALVQMRRLAVDANSYAYLNIIGGVFGLYSLSHDFNLASCISQSCWLLFTLIGMNSARKRRYLERNKIPPTDI from the coding sequence GTGGAACTGCATACGGTTGTCGGCTTAATTGGCGTGTTTTGCTATCTTCTGGCTTATGCGCTGGTTCAAATGCGCAGGCTAGCGGTTGATGCTAACAGTTACGCCTATCTTAATATAATCGGCGGTGTGTTTGGCCTGTATTCGTTAAGTCATGATTTTAACCTTGCATCCTGTATTTCACAGTCATGCTGGCTGTTATTTACATTAATTGGTATGAATTCTGCGAGAAAACGCAGATATCTGGAAAGGAATAAAATCCCGCCGACAGATATATAA
- a CDS encoding DUF1127 domain-containing protein, giving the protein MKNIIEERQFAGCETRVCDGIVMPERAVQMPQKKAGWVKQWFAVLYGWNERRISRKILHSLSADQLKDIGLAKSDIDREYPRSVWPNWPK; this is encoded by the coding sequence ATGAAAAATATCATTGAAGAACGGCAGTTTGCCGGATGTGAGACACGCGTTTGTGACGGTATCGTGATGCCTGAGCGGGCAGTACAGATGCCGCAGAAAAAGGCCGGATGGGTAAAACAGTGGTTTGCCGTCTTGTACGGCTGGAATGAGCGCCGCATCAGTCGCAAGATTTTACATTCGCTGAGCGCGGATCAACTCAAAGATATCGGGCTGGCGAAATCGGATATCGACAGGGAGTATCCGCGGAGCGTGTGGCCGAACTGGCCGAAGTGA
- a CDS encoding ABC transporter permease → MKKRILQRILTGIITLWLVSVLIFIGTEMLPGDVATAILGQSATPETVAALRLQLGLDEPSVVRYLHWLAGIMHGDLGHSLANGRAISDELLPRLANTLFLAGYAAIIAIPLAVGLGIAAAIWRGSVFDRLANTLTLISISVPEFFVGYILVIAFAIRLTWFPSLAMVDSSSSFIDRLYICTLPMLTLTLVVLAHMLRMTRASVTAVMASPYIESAVLKGIPRWRIVVAHALPNALAPIINVVAFNLAYLVVGVILVEVVFVYPGIGQYMVDAVTKRDLPVVQACGLLFGGTYIFLNTTADLLAIWCNPRLRHAR, encoded by the coding sequence ATGAAAAAACGGATTTTACAGCGGATCCTGACGGGTATTATCACGCTGTGGCTGGTTTCTGTGCTGATTTTTATCGGCACGGAAATGCTGCCCGGTGACGTCGCCACGGCCATTTTAGGCCAGAGCGCCACGCCTGAAACTGTTGCCGCGTTGCGCCTGCAACTCGGGCTGGATGAACCGTCGGTAGTACGTTATCTGCACTGGCTGGCGGGCATTATGCATGGCGACTTAGGGCATTCACTGGCAAACGGGCGGGCTATCAGCGACGAACTGCTGCCGCGTCTGGCGAATACCCTGTTCCTCGCGGGATACGCCGCAATCATCGCCATACCGCTGGCGGTAGGTTTAGGTATCGCGGCCGCTATCTGGCGCGGTTCCGTTTTTGACCGGCTGGCAAATACCCTGACGCTTATCAGCATTTCGGTGCCGGAGTTTTTTGTCGGCTACATTCTGGTGATCGCCTTCGCTATCCGTCTGACATGGTTCCCGAGCCTGGCAATGGTAGACAGCAGTTCCTCGTTTATCGACCGCCTTTATATCTGTACGCTGCCGATGCTCACCCTGACGCTGGTCGTGCTGGCGCATATGTTGCGCATGACGCGTGCGTCAGTCACTGCGGTGATGGCCAGTCCGTACATTGAAAGCGCGGTGCTCAAAGGCATTCCCCGCTGGCGTATCGTGGTCGCTCACGCCCTGCCGAACGCCCTTGCGCCGATCATTAACGTGGTGGCGTTCAATCTTGCGTATCTGGTGGTGGGTGTGATTCTGGTGGAAGTGGTGTTTGTCTATCCGGGCATCGGGCAATACATGGTAGATGCCGTGACCAAACGCGACCTGCCGGTGGTTCAGGCCTGTGGCCTGCTGTTTGGCGGCACTTACATTTTCCTCAACACCACCGCCGATTTACTGGCGATCTGGTGCAATCCACGCCTGCGCCATGCGCGCTAA
- a CDS encoding ABC transporter permease has translation MNRYFINIPLSAWIGIVIIAVNLLAAIFAPWLAPHSETEQVGDIWLLPSAATPFGTDSLGRDMLSRILFGARTTIAIALTITFSSFIIGIVTGFTAAIYGKWVDVVLSRIVDTVMSIPVLIFALIVLSVMGTSIPVLVLTIALLDATRVFRLARLVAQAIVCQEYVEAARLRGEGLRWVLFREILPNALPPLLAEFGMRFCFTFLFIAGLSFLGLGIQPPYADWGSMVRDNAQAINFGQFAPLYPAAAIALLTIGVNLVVDWLLARNSLPQGDEA, from the coding sequence ATGAACCGATATTTCATTAACATCCCGCTGTCGGCCTGGATAGGAATTGTGATTATTGCGGTAAACCTGCTGGCGGCTATTTTTGCGCCCTGGCTCGCGCCGCACAGCGAAACCGAACAGGTCGGCGACATCTGGCTGCTGCCTTCCGCCGCCACGCCGTTTGGCACCGACAGCCTCGGGCGCGACATGCTTTCCCGCATTCTTTTTGGCGCACGCACCACCATTGCTATCGCGCTGACCATCACCTTCAGTTCTTTTATTATCGGCATTGTCACCGGCTTTACGGCGGCGATTTACGGCAAATGGGTCGACGTTGTGCTGTCGCGCATCGTCGATACCGTGATGTCGATTCCTGTGCTGATTTTTGCGCTGATCGTATTGTCGGTCATGGGCACGTCGATTCCCGTGCTGGTACTGACCATCGCCCTGCTTGATGCCACCCGCGTGTTCCGTCTGGCACGGCTGGTGGCGCAGGCGATTGTCTGTCAGGAATATGTCGAAGCGGCGCGTTTACGTGGCGAAGGGTTGCGCTGGGTGCTGTTCCGGGAAATCCTGCCTAACGCCCTGCCGCCGTTGCTGGCGGAATTCGGGATGCGTTTTTGCTTCACCTTCCTGTTCATCGCGGGCTTAAGTTTCTTAGGGTTGGGCATTCAGCCACCTTATGCCGACTGGGGCAGCATGGTACGTGACAACGCCCAGGCGATTAACTTTGGTCAGTTCGCACCCTTATATCCGGCGGCAGCGATTGCCCTGCTGACGATTGGCGTCAATCTGGTGGTCGACTGGCTGCTGGCCCGTAACAGCCTGCCGCAGGGAGATGAAGCATGA
- a CDS encoding ABC transporter substrate-binding protein, whose product MKDHNSPLTKLMQDAQLSRRGFITSASAVGITSAMGFSPFSAFAAEPKKGGVLKLGMSGGNTSDTLDPTLFSDWVPLNQAYMLMNGLIEIDENNQATPELFSSWEAKPGAAEWVFTVRDGVTFHNGKKLDADDILYSINLHRGDKSKSAIKTQLAPITGLTRQGDNQILITLESGNADLPYLLADYHLVVVPAGFTDWSHPIGTGGFIFDQYEPGVRSLFKRNPNYWKPDRAFVDAVEVLVINDPTARTNALISGQVHAINRVDFKTVDFLKRSPALNIVRSSGGQHFTFLMDCSVAPYNNNDVRMAIKHGIDRQKILDTVLRGYGSLGNDHPIPKTDRFFNHSLEQRVYDPDKSQFYLKKAGLTDLNIELSSSDAAFAGALDAAALFQGQAQKGGIQVNIKRQPADSYWDDVWMKAPFSMGYWGGRPTADQMFSTAYQSDAKWNDTHWKDEKFDALLLQARSLLDEGKRAEIYGELQSIVRDNGGAMIPLFGDYLDAASKKVGGIRPHPMFNFMGGRLAERVWLEA is encoded by the coding sequence ATGAAAGATCATAATTCCCCTTTGACGAAATTAATGCAGGATGCACAACTTAGTCGTCGCGGCTTTATTACCAGCGCTTCCGCTGTGGGTATTACGAGTGCCATGGGCTTTTCACCGTTCTCTGCTTTTGCTGCTGAGCCGAAAAAAGGCGGCGTATTAAAACTGGGTATGTCAGGGGGAAATACCAGTGATACGCTGGATCCGACATTATTCAGCGACTGGGTACCGTTAAATCAGGCATATATGCTAATGAACGGCCTGATTGAAATTGATGAAAATAACCAGGCCACACCTGAATTATTCTCTTCCTGGGAAGCCAAACCGGGTGCCGCCGAGTGGGTGTTTACCGTTCGTGATGGCGTGACCTTCCATAACGGCAAGAAGCTCGATGCGGATGACATTCTTTACTCCATCAATCTGCATCGTGGCGACAAATCCAAAAGCGCCATCAAGACCCAGCTTGCGCCGATTACCGGCCTGACCAGACAGGGTGATAACCAGATCCTGATCACGCTGGAAAGCGGCAACGCCGACCTGCCGTATCTGCTGGCAGATTACCATCTGGTGGTGGTACCGGCAGGCTTCACCGACTGGTCTCACCCGATTGGCACCGGCGGTTTTATCTTTGATCAGTACGAACCGGGCGTGCGATCGCTGTTCAAACGCAATCCGAACTACTGGAAGCCGGATCGCGCCTTTGTCGATGCCGTGGAAGTGCTGGTCATCAACGACCCGACCGCGCGCACCAACGCCCTGATTTCCGGTCAGGTTCACGCGATTAACCGTGTCGATTTCAAAACCGTCGATTTCCTTAAACGCAGCCCGGCACTGAATATTGTGCGTTCATCCGGCGGTCAGCATTTCACTTTCCTGATGGATTGCAGCGTTGCACCGTACAACAACAACGATGTGCGCATGGCAATTAAACACGGCATCGATCGTCAGAAAATCCTCGACACCGTGCTGCGCGGCTACGGTTCGCTGGGCAACGACCACCCGATCCCAAAAACAGACCGCTTCTTCAATCACAGCCTGGAACAGCGCGTTTACGATCCGGACAAATCGCAGTTCTATCTGAAAAAAGCCGGTCTGACAGATCTCAACATCGAGCTGTCCTCCTCTGACGCCGCCTTTGCCGGTGCGCTCGACGCTGCTGCCCTGTTCCAGGGACAGGCACAGAAAGGCGGTATTCAGGTCAACATCAAACGCCAGCCTGCCGACAGCTACTGGGACGACGTGTGGATGAAAGCGCCGTTCAGCATGGGTTACTGGGGCGGACGTCCGACCGCCGATCAGATGTTCTCCACCGCCTATCAGTCCGACGCGAAATGGAATGACACCCACTGGAAAGATGAGAAGTTTGACGCCCTGCTGTTGCAGGCCCGTTCGCTGCTCGATGAAGGTAAACGCGCAGAAATCTATGGCGAGTTGCAAAGTATCGTGCGCGATAACGGTGGCGCGATGATCCCGCTGTTCGGCGATTATCTCGATGCGGCCAGCAAAAAAGTCGGCGGTATCAGGCCACATCCGATGTTCAACTTCATGGGTGGTCGTCTGGCCGAGCGTGTCTGGCTGGAGGCATGA